A window of Polaribacter litorisediminis contains these coding sequences:
- a CDS encoding SulP family inorganic anion transporter produces the protein MTNFIKKITPNAKDDVLAGITVSLAMIPEVVAFAFVAQISPIVALFGAFVVGIISALFGGRPGLISGAAGAVAVIFVTMIQEGHARGLLFDNPVENMGYFYLLAAVVLMGFIQVLAGVFKLGKFVRLIPHSVMMGFVNGLAIVIFIAQLGMFTENKKDFFGQNMRKTTSKDLIYNVSNNQVKDIASNTVVFTIDGNAVINNSTKEKAFLLSDGQVFDMKTKKVVFNATDEGFYSIKDSGVVKSAMQGETLYIMIGLVLLTMLIVWGLPKLTTKIPAALTAILIVTLISIFSGLSSINVGDFIRDGGGAGLNGIDEISSKLNLLELWSNLPFNLDTLKFIAPYAFLAASVGLIETLMTMNLVDELTESRGNGNKECVAQGAGNIVSGMFGGTGGCGMIGQTVININAGGRGRLSGVTMALTLLTFILFADKYIEQVPIAALVGVMFMMVIETFAWSSFRILKKIPVSDAFVLIIVSAVTVFFDLAIAVFVGVIISALSFAWKSAKKIRARKRFKADGTKIYEIWGPLFFGSITDFNAKFDIKNDPNEVEIDFVEARVSDHSAIEAIFALVEKYQAEGKHITLKHLSEDCKILLHKASPIFKDIIEEDIDDPRYHLAANPEDFPKPLSEYKF, from the coding sequence ATGACAAATTTTATCAAGAAAATAACACCTAATGCTAAAGATGACGTTTTAGCAGGAATTACAGTCTCTTTAGCGATGATTCCTGAAGTTGTTGCCTTTGCATTTGTGGCACAAATTAGTCCAATTGTAGCTTTATTTGGTGCTTTTGTAGTTGGAATAATTTCGGCTCTTTTTGGCGGAAGACCTGGATTAATTTCAGGTGCGGCAGGTGCTGTTGCTGTTATTTTTGTAACGATGATACAAGAAGGACATGCAAGAGGTTTGTTATTTGATAATCCTGTGGAGAATATGGGATATTTTTATTTGTTAGCAGCAGTAGTTTTAATGGGCTTTATCCAAGTATTAGCGGGTGTTTTTAAACTTGGAAAATTTGTTCGTTTAATACCACATTCTGTAATGATGGGGTTTGTAAATGGTTTAGCCATCGTGATATTTATAGCGCAATTAGGAATGTTTACGGAGAACAAAAAAGATTTTTTCGGGCAAAATATGCGTAAAACTACCTCCAAAGATTTAATCTATAATGTATCTAATAATCAAGTGAAAGATATCGCGTCCAATACTGTGGTATTTACAATTGATGGTAATGCTGTAATAAATAACAGCACTAAGGAAAAAGCATTTTTACTTTCTGACGGACAAGTTTTTGATATGAAAACCAAAAAAGTTGTTTTTAATGCAACGGATGAAGGTTTTTATAGCATAAAGGATAGTGGCGTTGTAAAATCTGCTATGCAAGGAGAAACCTTATATATAATGATTGGTTTGGTGCTCTTAACAATGCTTATTGTTTGGGGATTGCCAAAATTAACAACAAAAATACCCGCAGCATTAACGGCAATACTAATTGTAACTTTAATTTCTATTTTTAGCGGATTAAGTTCTATTAATGTTGGAGATTTTATTCGTGATGGTGGTGGCGCAGGATTAAACGGTATTGACGAAATTTCTAGTAAATTGAACTTATTAGAATTATGGAGCAACTTGCCTTTTAATTTAGATACTTTAAAATTTATTGCTCCTTATGCATTTTTAGCGGCTTCTGTTGGTTTAATAGAAACTTTAATGACTATGAATTTAGTGGATGAACTTACAGAATCTAGAGGAAACGGAAATAAAGAATGTGTAGCGCAAGGTGCAGGAAATATAGTAAGCGGAATGTTTGGTGGAACTGGTGGCTGTGGAATGATAGGACAAACTGTAATTAATATAAACGCTGGCGGACGTGGACGTTTATCTGGAGTTACCATGGCATTAACCTTGTTAACTTTTATTTTATTTGCAGATAAATATATTGAGCAAGTGCCTATTGCTGCGCTTGTAGGTGTTATGTTTATGATGGTTATAGAAACTTTTGCTTGGTCTAGTTTTAGAATTTTAAAGAAAATACCTGTTTCAGATGCTTTTGTTTTAATCATTGTTTCTGCGGTAACTGTTTTCTTTGATTTAGCCATTGCAGTATTTGTTGGGGTTATTATTTCTGCTTTATCTTTTGCATGGAAAAGTGCTAAAAAAATAAGAGCTAGAAAACGTTTTAAAGCAGATGGCACTAAAATTTATGAAATTTGGGGACCCCTTTTCTTTGGAAGCATCACCGATTTTAACGCAAAGTTTGATATTAAAAATGACCCCAATGAAGTAGAAATTGATTTTGTGGAAGCAAGAGTTTCAGATCATTCCGCTATTGAAGCTATTTTTGCTTTGGTGGAAAAGTACCAAGCGGAAGGAAAGCATATTACTCTAAAACATTTAAGCGAAGATTGTAAGATTTTACTTCATAAAGCAAGCCCAATTTTCAAAGATATTATTGAAGAAGATATTGATGATCCTCGTTATCATTTAGCCGCAAATCCAGAAGATTTCCCGAAACCTTTAAGCGAGTATAAGTTTTAG
- a CDS encoding NUDIX hydrolase, translated as MYKVFVNDTPIIITSSLKKENNYLAYRFNEIVFDEILHQLKNNTINGIILYSTDLEQDWRIFTQNLKVVPAAGGLVLNAKKEVLFIYRNNTWDLPKGKIEKGETIETAAIREVEEECGISNISIDKKLLTTYHIYNQDGLNLKETHWFLMYSDYQKELIPQLEEGITQVVFKNKTEIEAAFQNTYANIKLVYDTYQET; from the coding sequence ATGTATAAAGTTTTTGTAAATGATACCCCAATAATTATTACATCTTCATTAAAAAAAGAAAATAATTATCTGGCATATCGTTTTAATGAAATTGTTTTTGATGAAATTCTTCATCAACTTAAAAATAATACTATTAACGGAATCATCTTATATAGTACTGATTTAGAGCAAGATTGGCGTATTTTTACTCAGAATTTAAAGGTGGTTCCGGCTGCCGGTGGTTTGGTTTTAAATGCTAAAAAAGAGGTGCTTTTTATTTACAGAAATAATACTTGGGATTTACCAAAAGGAAAAATCGAAAAAGGTGAAACCATTGAAACTGCTGCTATTAGAGAGGTGGAAGAAGAGTGTGGAATCTCTAATATTTCAATTGACAAAAAATTGCTTACAACCTATCATATATATAATCAAGATGGCCTCAATTTAAAAGAAACACATTGGTTTTTAATGTATTCTGATTATCAAAAAGAACTAATTCCGCAATTAGAAGAAGGCATTACCCAGGTTGTTTTTAAAAATAAAACAGAAATTGAAGCAGCTTTCCAAAACACGTACGCCAATATTAAATTAGTCTATGATACTTATCAGGAAACATAG
- the pyrE gene encoding orotate phosphoribosyltransferase, producing the protein MILNKDTAKKTAEHLLLVKAIKLKPHEPFQWASGWKSPIYCDNRITLSYPAVRLFLKEELAKIVELEYGKPDVIAGVATGAIAIGVMVAQELGLPFVYVRPEPKQHGRKNQIEGHLESGQNVVVIEDLISTGNSSLNAVKALKEAGAVVKGMVAIFSYGFEVADQNFKNHNVNLKTLSNYDNLLEQALDSNYISEKELLILQEWRANPSQWNQ; encoded by the coding sequence ATGATTTTAAACAAAGATACAGCAAAAAAAACCGCTGAGCATTTATTGCTAGTCAAGGCAATAAAATTAAAGCCTCATGAACCATTTCAATGGGCTTCTGGTTGGAAATCTCCTATTTATTGCGATAATCGAATTACTTTATCATACCCAGCTGTACGCCTTTTTTTAAAAGAAGAATTGGCTAAAATAGTGGAGCTAGAATACGGTAAACCAGATGTGATTGCTGGCGTTGCAACGGGAGCTATAGCCATTGGTGTTATGGTGGCGCAAGAGTTAGGGTTGCCTTTTGTCTATGTGCGGCCAGAACCAAAGCAACACGGTAGAAAAAATCAAATAGAAGGGCATTTAGAAAGCGGTCAGAATGTAGTGGTCATCGAAGATTTAATCAGTACTGGCAATAGCAGCTTAAATGCGGTGAAAGCTTTAAAAGAAGCAGGAGCTGTGGTAAAAGGGATGGTGGCTATTTTTTCTTACGGATTTGAGGTTGCTGACCAAAATTTTAAAAATCATAATGTAAATTTAAAGACTTTAAGTAATTATGATAATTTATTGGAACAGGCTTTAGATAGCAATTATATTTCTGAAAAAGAACTGCTTATTTTACAGGAGTGGAGAGCAAACCCAAGTCAGTGGAATCAATAA
- a CDS encoding SRPBCC family protein, with amino-acid sequence MNIEGNKVTVAKSQKETFEFLADLKNFEQLMPTSIQKFEVDGDSFIFGLKGMPEIRLVLKEKTSYSNVTLGAASSKLDFHLLADITEVDANKSAVQLHFNGQFNAMMAMMVKRPLNSFIETLTANLGKL; translated from the coding sequence ATGAACATAGAAGGTAATAAAGTAACTGTAGCGAAGTCTCAAAAAGAAACTTTTGAGTTTTTAGCAGATTTAAAAAATTTTGAACAATTGATGCCAACATCTATTCAGAAATTTGAAGTCGATGGTGATTCGTTTATTTTTGGATTAAAAGGAATGCCAGAAATTAGATTGGTTTTAAAAGAGAAAACATCGTATTCTAATGTTACTTTAGGAGCAGCAAGTAGTAAATTAGATTTTCATTTGCTTGCCGATATTACCGAGGTTGATGCGAATAAGAGTGCAGTACAATTGCATTTTAATGGACAATTTAACGCCATGATGGCCATGATGGTAAAAAGACCTTTAAATAGTTTTATTGAAACGTTAACGGCTAATTTAGGGAAACTTTAA
- a CDS encoding biotin--[acetyl-CoA-carboxylase] ligase: MKLIKLSAIDSTSSFLKELSQNSTLENYTVVVTNEQTNGRGQQANTWVSKPNKNLTMSIFIKGFNLAMTHQKYLNFAISLAIFDVLSVQQIEKLSIKWPNDIMSANKKICGILIENSIRSNEIYTSIVGVGLNVNQVKFPDFLQKASSLKKITDIHYNLDFLLLELVGQVKVRVALLKAKKYGELESDYLKVLYKKNIPTMFKDRHDILFMGIILGISETGNLEVELADETVKEFGMKEISMA; this comes from the coding sequence TTGAAATTAATCAAACTTAGTGCCATTGATTCTACGAGTTCTTTTTTAAAAGAATTGTCTCAAAATTCTACATTAGAAAATTATACCGTGGTGGTTACCAATGAGCAAACGAATGGGCGCGGTCAACAAGCCAATACCTGGGTTTCTAAACCTAATAAAAACCTTACTATGAGTATCTTTATAAAGGGTTTTAATTTAGCAATGACCCATCAAAAATACTTAAATTTCGCGATTAGTTTAGCCATTTTTGATGTTCTTTCTGTCCAACAAATTGAAAAGCTCTCTATAAAATGGCCGAACGACATTATGTCAGCAAATAAAAAAATATGTGGCATTTTAATCGAAAATAGCATCCGAAGTAATGAAATTTACACCTCTATTGTCGGAGTAGGTTTGAATGTAAATCAAGTAAAATTTCCCGATTTCTTACAAAAAGCGTCTTCGCTTAAAAAAATTACAGATATCCACTACAACTTAGATTTTTTACTTTTAGAACTCGTGGGGCAAGTAAAAGTTCGTGTAGCGCTGCTAAAAGCTAAAAAATATGGTGAATTAGAAAGTGATTATTTAAAGGTATTATACAAAAAAAACATCCCTACGATGTTTAAAGATCGTCATGATATTTTGTTTATGGGTATTATTCTCGGCATTTCTGAAACTGGAAACCTTGAAGTTGAGTTAGCTGATGAAACCGTTAAAGAATTCGGAATGAAAGAAATTTCTATGGCTTAA